A single Arachidicoccus sp. BS20 DNA region contains:
- a CDS encoding FecR family protein — protein sequence MLKIDEIRLMLYKYRMGICDDAEKETIESWYQNVLDKTEWNIDEATAELIKINIKNKLDRELNLGSKTKIFKINWYKVAISIAALFIIMFGIRQAVMHQAGKNEKAIAASVAEHDIAPGGNKAILTLADGSKVMLDSVRKGLVVNQIGCNIVKTDSGLLTYQRNNKDGNLASVGYNILSTPRGGQYKLILPDGSKVWLNAASSIRYPVAFAGKERVVEITGEAYFEVIHNDKLPFRVKTGNSIVEDVGTHFNINAYSDEPNMKVSLLEGKVRINTNKASTILVPGQQGQINNIGIVKVTTDTDIESSVAWKNGYFDFEDGENLQGIMRQISRWYDVNVEYEGNVPDMHFGGKITRDCNLSEVLKILSYSNIRYRMEDKNLIIMK from the coding sequence ATGTTAAAAATAGATGAGATAAGATTGATGTTATACAAGTACCGTATGGGTATTTGTGATGACGCAGAAAAAGAAACCATAGAATCGTGGTATCAAAATGTATTGGATAAAACCGAATGGAATATTGATGAAGCTACCGCAGAGCTGATTAAAATAAATATTAAAAATAAGTTAGACCGGGAATTAAATCTGGGTAGTAAAACTAAAATTTTTAAAATCAATTGGTATAAAGTTGCAATATCAATTGCTGCATTGTTTATCATAATGTTTGGTATTCGCCAAGCGGTTATGCACCAAGCCGGAAAAAATGAAAAAGCAATAGCCGCGTCGGTAGCAGAACATGACATAGCGCCCGGTGGCAACAAAGCAATATTGACTTTAGCTGACGGGAGTAAGGTAATGTTGGATAGTGTCCGGAAGGGACTGGTAGTTAATCAAATTGGATGTAACATTGTAAAGACTGATAGCGGTTTATTGACTTATCAGCGTAATAATAAAGATGGAAATCTTGCTTCTGTGGGATATAATATTTTATCCACGCCGAGAGGCGGGCAGTATAAATTGATACTACCGGACGGTTCAAAAGTTTGGCTGAATGCAGCATCGTCTATACGTTACCCGGTTGCATTTGCCGGGAAAGAAAGAGTCGTGGAAATAACGGGCGAAGCGTATTTTGAAGTTATCCATAACGACAAATTGCCGTTTCGTGTGAAAACGGGAAATAGTATTGTTGAAGATGTGGGAACACATTTTAATATCAATGCATATTCAGATGAACCAAATATGAAAGTGTCCCTGCTCGAAGGAAAAGTGAGAATAAATACGAATAAAGCAAGCACAATATTAGTTCCCGGGCAGCAGGGGCAAATAAACAATATCGGCATTGTTAAAGTTACGACCGACACTGATATAGAATCTTCCGTAGCCTGGAAGAACGGCTACTTTGATTTTGAAGACGGAGAAAACCTGCAAGGCATTATGCGCCAAATCAGCAGGTGGTATGACGTGAATGTTGAATATGAAGGAAATGTCCCCGATATGCATTTCGGCGGAAAAATTACCCGGGATTGTAACTTATCCGAAGTTTTGAAAATATTGTCTTACAGCAATATTCGCTATCGTATGGAAGATAAAAATCTGATTATTATGAAATAG